A single genomic interval of Saccharospirillum mangrovi harbors:
- a CDS encoding monovalent cation/H+ antiporter subunit D, whose product MQHLPILPILIPLLTGTLMLLPPLGGGIRRQRITNVIAMVVLMIVAFALLQQSLSQSQIYVLGDWQPPFGIILVADRLSALLVLLTSVLAFGALLYSLAGDDNKGKYFHTLFMYQLMGINGAFLTGDIFNLFVFFEVLLIASYALLIHGGGKQKTQASVHYVSLNLIGSAFFLFALAILYGTLGSLNMADMALRVANLTPSARILAHAGVLLLLLVFGLKTAMLPLQFWLPRTYSVASAPVAALFAIMTKVGIYAIFRVHTVVFGAGAGELAFVAVPWIWPLAIGTIVVATVGVLAAPTLRLLIANLVLISAGTLLLAIVLLNPQAFIAGLYYLVHTTLVTGALFLLADLIGTQRGQASDRFVVSRPMAQAPLLGALFMVAAVTVVGLPPLSGFIGKALLLEAAETPAQMAWVWPTILISSLLVLVALSRAGTNLFWHLSGSKPGTEKAAPVQLAAVIFLLAASPLLVIFGGPATDFAAGAVSQMEAIYPDVLPLLEGAHR is encoded by the coding sequence ATGCAACATCTGCCCATTCTGCCCATTCTGATTCCGCTGCTGACCGGCACGCTGATGCTGTTGCCGCCGCTGGGCGGTGGCATTCGTCGTCAGCGCATCACCAACGTCATTGCGATGGTGGTGCTGATGATTGTCGCTTTCGCGCTGTTGCAACAAAGCTTGAGCCAAAGCCAGATTTACGTGCTCGGCGACTGGCAGCCGCCGTTTGGCATCATCCTGGTGGCCGACCGTTTGTCGGCGCTGCTGGTGTTGCTGACTTCCGTGCTGGCGTTCGGCGCCTTGCTGTATTCGCTCGCCGGTGACGACAACAAAGGCAAGTATTTCCACACGCTGTTTATGTATCAGTTGATGGGCATTAACGGCGCTTTTCTGACCGGCGACATCTTCAACCTGTTCGTGTTTTTCGAAGTCTTGTTGATCGCCTCGTACGCGTTGCTGATTCACGGCGGCGGTAAACAGAAAACCCAGGCGAGTGTGCATTACGTCAGTTTGAACTTAATCGGCTCGGCGTTCTTTCTGTTCGCGCTGGCAATTCTGTACGGCACGCTGGGCAGTTTGAACATGGCCGACATGGCGTTGCGCGTTGCCAATTTAACACCGAGCGCGCGCATTCTGGCGCACGCTGGTGTGTTGCTGTTGTTGCTGGTGTTCGGTTTGAAAACCGCCATGTTGCCGCTGCAATTCTGGTTGCCGCGCACCTATTCCGTTGCCAGTGCGCCGGTGGCGGCGCTGTTCGCCATCATGACCAAGGTCGGTATTTACGCCATCTTCCGGGTGCACACGGTGGTGTTTGGCGCGGGTGCCGGTGAACTCGCCTTTGTCGCCGTGCCGTGGATCTGGCCGCTGGCGATTGGCACCATCGTCGTCGCCACCGTCGGTGTGTTGGCGGCACCGACATTGCGTTTGTTGATCGCCAATCTGGTGCTGATTTCCGCCGGTACTTTGTTGCTGGCGATTGTGTTGTTGAATCCGCAGGCGTTTATCGCTGGCTTGTATTATCTGGTGCACACCACGCTGGTCACCGGCGCGTTGTTCCTGCTGGCGGATTTGATCGGCACTCAGCGCGGCCAGGCGTCGGACCGCTTTGTCGTGTCCCGGCCGATGGCGCAAGCGCCATTATTGGGCGCGCTCTTTATGGTGGCCGCTGTGACTGTGGTTGGCCTGCCGCCGTTGTCCGGATTTATCGGTAAGGCGCTGTTGCTGGAAGCGGCTGAAACTCCGGCTCAAATGGCCTGGGTATGGCCGACGATTTTGATCAGTTCGTTGCTGGTGTTGGTCGCCTTGTCGCGCGCTGGCACCAACTTATTCTGGCACTTGTCCGGCTCCAAACCGGGCACGGAAAAAGCCGCGCCGGTGCAATTGGCAGCGGTGATATTTTTGCTGGCGGCGTCGCCGTTGCTGGTGATATTCGGTGGCCCGGCGACCGATTTTGCCGCCGGGGCAGTGTCGCAAATGGAAGCCATCTACCCCGATGTGTTGCCACTGTTGGAAGGAGCGCACCGATGA
- a CDS encoding Na+/H+ antiporter subunit E, with product MRRLIPHPYLSLILFVVWLLLSNSIVPGHIVLAAVFAVVIPLLTAPLQNPHPPLKKPLLAARYVLMLMWDIVVSNVEVAIQVLGPLRKLNPGFIVIPLDTREDLPITLLASSISLTPGTVSVEVAKDRSHLYVHVLNLDDEAKTVAAIKQRYEKPLKEIFGC from the coding sequence ATGAGACGCCTCATTCCGCATCCTTATTTAAGTCTGATTCTGTTCGTCGTCTGGCTACTGCTGAGCAATTCCATCGTACCCGGCCACATTGTGCTGGCCGCTGTTTTTGCCGTGGTGATTCCGTTGCTGACGGCGCCGTTGCAGAACCCGCATCCGCCGTTGAAAAAACCGTTATTGGCGGCGCGTTACGTCTTGATGCTGATGTGGGACATCGTTGTCTCCAACGTTGAAGTGGCGATACAGGTGCTCGGACCGCTGCGCAAATTAAACCCGGGTTTTATCGTTATTCCGCTCGATACCCGTGAGGATTTGCCGATCACCTTGCTGGCGTCGAGCATTTCTTTAACGCCCGGCACGGTGAGTGTTGAGGTAGCGAAAGACCGCAGCCATCTGTACGTGCATGTGCTGAACCTGGACGACGAAGCCAAGACCGTCGCCGCCATCAAACAGCGCTATGAAAAACCGCTGAAGGAGATTTTCGGATGCTGA
- a CDS encoding K+/H+ antiporter subunit F produces the protein MLTLIVLICCALVGVALLLNLYRLIQGPSVLDRILALDTMYINSIALIVLLGLFFGSPLYFEGALLIAMLGFVSTAALCKYLLRGDIIE, from the coding sequence ATGCTGACGCTGATCGTGCTGATTTGCTGCGCGCTGGTGGGCGTGGCATTGCTGCTGAATTTGTATCGGCTGATTCAGGGGCCGAGTGTGCTCGATCGCATCCTGGCGCTCGACACCATGTACATTAATTCCATCGCGCTGATTGTGTTGCTGGGTTTGTTCTTTGGCTCGCCGCTGTATTTTGAAGGCGCGCTTCTGATCGCCATGCTCGGCTTCGTCAGCACCGCTGCGTTGTGCAAATACTTGCTGCGCGGCGACATCATCGAATAA
- a CDS encoding Na+/H+ antiporter subunit G, protein MHPAIEWTVVVLLLIGSVFLLVGSVGLARLPDFFTRLHAPTKASTLGIGGVLIASCLYFSIEQDGLSVKELVITLFLFITAPITAHMLAKAALHQDSPPLERTRNSDLMTPAKDRESP, encoded by the coding sequence ATGCATCCTGCCATTGAATGGACCGTCGTCGTCCTGCTGTTAATAGGCTCGGTATTTCTGCTGGTCGGCTCAGTCGGCCTGGCGCGGCTGCCGGATTTTTTCACCCGTCTGCACGCACCAACCAAAGCCTCGACGCTGGGCATTGGCGGCGTGTTGATCGCTTCCTGCCTGTATTTCAGCATCGAGCAGGACGGCCTGTCGGTGAAGGAACTGGTGATAACGCTGTTCCTGTTTATCACCGCGCCGATTACCGCGCACATGCTTGCCAAGGCGGCCTTGCATCAGGACAGCCCGCCGCTGGAGCGCACCCGCAACAGCGATTTAATGACGCCCGCGAAAGATCGCGAGAGCCCTTAA
- a CDS encoding zinc ribbon domain-containing protein YjdM: MSDIPACPQCQGQFSYQDRGLWVCPECGHEWSGTEESAASDERIITDANGQRLTDGDTVTVIKDLKVKGSSSVVKVGTKVKNIRLVDGDHDIDCKIDGIGAMKLKSEFVKKV, from the coding sequence GTGAGCGACATCCCAGCCTGCCCGCAATGCCAGGGCCAGTTCAGTTATCAGGATCGCGGTCTTTGGGTGTGCCCGGAGTGCGGCCACGAATGGTCGGGTACAGAAGAATCGGCTGCCAGCGATGAACGAATCATCACCGACGCCAACGGCCAGCGTCTGACCGACGGCGATACCGTCACGGTCATCAAAGATTTAAAAGTGAAAGGTTCATCGTCCGTGGTGAAGGTCGGCACCAAGGTGAAAAACATTCGTCTGGTGGACGGCGATCACGACATCGATTGTAAGATCGACGGCATCGGCGCGATGAAGCTTAAGTCGGAATTCGTTAAGAAAGTCTGA
- a CDS encoding DHA2 family efflux MFS transporter permease subunit, which translates to MAKGAPDSLAARFERHGPGYRWLVTATVMMGTIATILTATIVNVALPDIMGALGMGQDQAQLLSTGFLAAMTGTMLVNAWMVDSFGQRFTYLASVALFTAASIVGGLAPTSGVLILARILQGAAAGVLQPLAMQTIFQVFPPEKRGSAMGIYAIGVVLAPALGPTLGGIMIDSFSWRYIFFMPLPFCVAGVFMGLLYMPGRMTDDAIKRFDWVGFGLMIAFLVFLLTALSNGSRDGWTSDIILIEFTLAVLAAAGFFIRELTAAAPLLNFQLFTHPVYAAAALISFIFGAGLFGSTFLVPLFVQTIQGYTPTLSGLLLMPAGLAMGVVFPIAGRLSDRVPAHITILAGLALFALSSILLANIDGGTSFWQLAWWTLIGRVGLGFIMPSLNAGALKALPLALVGQGTGAINFIRQLGSAFGVNLLTLYLSTRTQVYAHHLAAAQTTANSSTTELIGQVSGVLTQAGLSGDAQAYGAMSFLGQMVYVQSNIHGYRDSFMLVGLLFLLTMLPTLMLRQRRAAA; encoded by the coding sequence GTGGCTAAGGGCGCACCCGACAGTCTGGCGGCCCGGTTCGAACGCCACGGTCCGGGCTATCGCTGGCTGGTTACGGCCACGGTGATGATGGGCACCATCGCCACCATTCTGACCGCGACCATCGTCAACGTGGCGTTGCCCGACATCATGGGCGCGCTCGGCATGGGCCAGGATCAGGCGCAGTTGCTATCGACTGGCTTCCTCGCCGCCATGACCGGCACCATGCTGGTCAACGCCTGGATGGTCGATTCGTTCGGCCAGCGCTTCACCTATCTGGCTTCGGTTGCGTTGTTTACCGCGGCGTCGATTGTCGGCGGTCTGGCACCGACCAGTGGCGTGCTGATTCTGGCGCGCATCTTACAAGGCGCGGCCGCCGGCGTGCTGCAACCGCTCGCCATGCAGACGATCTTTCAGGTATTCCCGCCGGAAAAACGCGGCTCAGCGATGGGCATTTACGCCATCGGCGTGGTGCTGGCACCGGCGCTTGGCCCGACGCTCGGCGGCATCATGATCGACAGCTTCAGCTGGCGTTACATCTTCTTTATGCCACTGCCGTTCTGCGTTGCCGGTGTCTTTATGGGGCTGTTGTACATGCCCGGCCGCATGACCGACGACGCCATCAAACGCTTCGATTGGGTCGGCTTCGGCTTGATGATCGCCTTTTTGGTGTTCCTGCTGACGGCGCTGTCGAACGGTTCGCGCGACGGCTGGACGTCCGACATCATTTTGATTGAGTTCACGCTGGCCGTTCTGGCTGCAGCGGGCTTCTTTATCCGTGAACTGACCGCTGCGGCACCGCTGCTGAATTTTCAGTTGTTCACTCATCCGGTCTACGCTGCGGCCGCGCTGATTTCGTTTATTTTCGGCGCCGGTCTGTTCGGCTCGACCTTTCTGGTGCCGCTCTTTGTGCAGACCATTCAGGGCTACACGCCAACGCTGTCGGGCCTGTTGCTGATGCCGGCCGGCCTTGCGATGGGCGTGGTGTTTCCGATCGCCGGCCGCTTGTCCGACCGGGTGCCGGCGCACATCACCATTCTGGCCGGGCTGGCGTTGTTTGCGCTGTCGTCGATTTTGCTGGCGAACATCGATGGCGGCACTTCGTTCTGGCAACTGGCCTGGTGGACGCTGATCGGCCGCGTCGGCCTGGGTTTCATCATGCCCAGCCTCAACGCCGGTGCGTTGAAAGCCCTGCCGCTGGCGCTGGTCGGCCAGGGCACGGGCGCGATCAACTTTATCCGCCAGTTGGGCAGCGCCTTTGGTGTAAACCTGCTGACGCTGTATTTGAGCACTCGCACTCAGGTGTACGCCCACCATCTGGCGGCGGCGCAAACCACCGCGAACAGCTCGACCACTGAGCTGATCGGTCAGGTGTCGGGCGTGCTGACGCAGGCGGGTTTGAGTGGCGACGCCCAAGCCTATGGCGCCATGAGTTTCCTCGGACAAATGGTCTACGTGCAGAGCAACATTCACGGCTATCGCGACAGTTTTATGCTGGTCGGTCTGCTGTTTTTGCTGACCATGCTGCCCACGCTGATGTTGCGTCAGCGCCGCGCGGCGGCCTGA
- a CDS encoding HlyD family secretion protein: MSEADTVSVRRRRPLVLASAGVVVVVGAGYWLFQQFTHVSVADARIAADMISVSSRVAGRVTALNAAQGERIAAGAVLATLDDRDSALNVAGLEAQLAGLQARREEMEARISLTDHQTQASLDAQRARIRAAQANLATARAHLAQAESDDERAERLAPQGVVTHESLDQARLALETARQQVQTAEADVESAQAALTQLTASREELTVLQRQLAELAPEENQLRIQRQRAELALDDHNVTMPVNGVIDQIFVDNAEFVSPGQRLVLVHDPARVRVDANVKETDIRYFTLGKAVQVTVDALPGRVFTGRVEAVGQAATSEFALLPSPNPSGNFTKVGQRLPVRIAIDQVDGLLKPGMMVEVEARTGG; the protein is encoded by the coding sequence ATGTCTGAAGCGGACACTGTTTCGGTTCGGCGTCGTCGCCCCTTGGTGTTGGCGAGCGCCGGTGTTGTCGTTGTTGTCGGTGCCGGTTATTGGCTGTTCCAGCAATTCACCCACGTCAGCGTGGCCGATGCGCGCATTGCCGCCGATATGATTTCGGTCAGCAGCCGCGTGGCCGGGCGTGTTACTGCCCTGAACGCCGCCCAGGGTGAACGCATCGCCGCGGGCGCGGTGCTGGCAACGCTTGATGATCGCGACAGCGCCTTGAACGTTGCCGGCCTGGAAGCGCAACTGGCTGGCCTGCAAGCCCGCCGCGAGGAAATGGAAGCGCGCATCAGCCTGACCGACCACCAGACCCAGGCCAGTCTGGACGCGCAGCGCGCGCGCATTCGTGCCGCTCAGGCGAACCTTGCCACGGCGCGTGCGCATCTGGCTCAGGCCGAGTCGGACGATGAGCGCGCCGAGCGCCTGGCACCGCAAGGTGTCGTCACGCACGAAAGTCTCGATCAGGCCCGGTTGGCGCTGGAAACCGCGCGTCAGCAAGTGCAGACCGCCGAGGCCGATGTCGAAAGCGCCCAAGCGGCTTTAACGCAACTGACCGCCAGCCGCGAAGAACTCACCGTGCTGCAACGCCAGTTGGCCGAACTGGCACCGGAAGAAAACCAACTGCGCATTCAGCGCCAACGCGCGGAACTGGCGCTGGACGATCACAACGTCACCATGCCGGTGAACGGCGTGATCGATCAGATCTTTGTCGATAACGCCGAGTTTGTATCGCCCGGCCAACGTCTGGTGCTGGTGCACGATCCGGCGCGGGTGCGGGTAGATGCCAACGTTAAAGAAACCGACATCCGTTATTTCACGCTCGGCAAGGCGGTTCAGGTGACGGTCGATGCCCTGCCGGGTCGCGTGTTTACAGGCCGGGTGGAAGCGGTCGGCCAGGCGGCGACCAGCGAATTCGCGCTGCTGCCCAGCCCCAACCCGAGCGGCAATTTCACCAAGGTCGGGCAGCGCTTGCCGGTGCGCATTGCCATCGATCAGGTCGATGGTTTGCTGAAGCCGGGCATGATGGTCGAAGTGGAGGCCCGCACCGGTGGCTAA
- a CDS encoding MarR family winged helix-turn-helix transcriptional regulator, which produces MPQPVQNPADLQEQLGRSIGQVARRWRAELDRRLQPYGLTESRWQILLVLKRAEQPLRQKELAERLFVQGPTLVRSLDSLELEGLVERRPTLDDRRAKTVHLTAKAEPALAQIQEASRSIRAQLFVGIDPEDILHCLTVFSRLAERLEEVALLPSGENPHV; this is translated from the coding sequence ATGCCTCAGCCCGTCCAAAATCCCGCCGATCTCCAGGAACAGCTGGGCCGCAGTATTGGTCAGGTGGCGCGTCGCTGGCGCGCCGAGCTCGACCGGCGCTTGCAGCCTTACGGCCTGACCGAATCGCGCTGGCAGATTTTGCTGGTGCTCAAGCGCGCCGAACAGCCGCTGCGACAGAAAGAACTGGCCGAACGCCTGTTCGTTCAGGGGCCAACGCTGGTACGCAGCCTCGACTCGCTGGAGTTGGAAGGGCTGGTCGAACGTCGCCCGACGCTGGACGACCGCCGCGCCAAAACGGTTCATTTAACCGCCAAAGCGGAACCGGCGCTGGCGCAGATACAGGAGGCCTCGCGCAGCATTCGGGCGCAATTGTTCGTCGGTATCGATCCGGAAGACATCCTTCATTGCTTAACCGTTTTTAGTCGCCTCGCCGAGCGTTTGGAGGAGGTGGCGTTATTGCCCTCAGGAGAAAACCCCCATGTCTGA
- a CDS encoding isochorismatase family protein → MPTLAQPWPIVRQRTALIIVDMQRVFCEPDGALYVPSTDAVVAPIQALADACRAQSMPVIYLRHVLRGDGRDSGRMRDLYPDVDSVLARDNPQVNIIDALTPKAGDVVVDKLFYSGFHNTDLDTVLRAHDVDTLIVCGTVTNVCCDTTIRDAVHREYKVIVVSDANAAMPYPDLGFGAVSAAEVQKVALTTFAYEFGEVTASADLLPRIRQAF, encoded by the coding sequence ATGCCGACATTAGCGCAGCCCTGGCCGATTGTTCGACAACGCACGGCGCTGATCATCGTCGATATGCAGCGGGTGTTTTGCGAGCCGGACGGCGCGCTCTATGTGCCGTCCACCGACGCCGTTGTTGCGCCCATTCAGGCACTGGCCGACGCCTGCCGCGCCCAGTCTATGCCGGTCATTTATCTGCGCCATGTGCTGCGTGGCGATGGTCGCGACAGCGGCCGCATGCGCGATCTGTATCCGGATGTCGATTCGGTGCTGGCGCGCGACAATCCCCAGGTCAACATTATCGACGCCCTTACACCGAAAGCGGGCGATGTGGTGGTCGACAAACTTTTCTACAGCGGTTTCCACAACACCGATCTCGATACGGTGCTGCGCGCCCACGATGTCGATACGTTGATCGTCTGCGGCACCGTTACCAACGTTTGTTGCGACACCACCATCCGCGATGCGGTGCACCGCGAATACAAGGTGATCGTCGTCAGCGACGCCAACGCCGCCATGCCGTACCCGGATTTGGGTTTCGGTGCGGTCTCCGCCGCCGAGGTGCAAAAGGTGGCGCTGACCACCTTTGCCTACGAGTTCGGTGAAGTTACCGCCAGCGCCGATCTGCTGCCGCGCATTCGCCAGGCATTCTGA
- a CDS encoding ABC transporter permease — MTLISSWLGNTPEFAVPFALAALGLIVIEKSGVLALGAEGLMLVGAVIGIGAYLTVGNTPLALLAAMFAASVVSLLFALMVLVMRINQVISGLVLVFFCQGLSTLVGSQFGWVNKPVPGLSEFAVWGLSDLPIIGRIFIQNAVVYLTPLIFLLCVWALYRTTAGLRLRAVGENPQAADAAGIPVLGYRLAAILMGGALIGLAGAFISVLSTKLWIANMTGGRGWIAVALVIFARWSPWRALAGAILFGCIEALIPQLAASGIKLSQYFVFMAPYLITLAVMVWVALSKRDSNSQPGALGSPFIREERI, encoded by the coding sequence ATGACCTTGATCAGCAGTTGGCTGGGCAACACGCCCGAGTTCGCCGTGCCCTTTGCGTTGGCGGCGTTGGGTTTGATCGTTATCGAAAAATCCGGCGTGCTGGCGCTGGGTGCCGAAGGTTTGATGTTGGTCGGCGCGGTGATTGGCATCGGCGCTTATCTCACTGTGGGCAATACGCCGCTGGCGTTATTGGCCGCCATGTTCGCCGCCAGCGTGGTGTCGCTGTTGTTTGCGTTGATGGTGTTGGTGATGCGCATCAACCAGGTGATTTCCGGCTTGGTGCTGGTGTTTTTCTGTCAGGGTTTGAGCACCTTGGTCGGCAGTCAGTTTGGCTGGGTGAATAAGCCGGTGCCGGGCTTGAGTGAGTTTGCGGTGTGGGGGTTGTCTGATCTGCCGATCATTGGCCGCATCTTTATTCAGAACGCCGTGGTGTATTTAACGCCGCTGATTTTTTTGCTCTGTGTTTGGGCGCTGTATCGCACCACCGCCGGTTTGCGTTTGCGCGCCGTCGGTGAAAACCCGCAGGCGGCTGACGCGGCGGGCATTCCGGTGTTGGGCTATCGGCTCGCGGCCATCTTGATGGGCGGTGCGTTGATTGGTCTGGCCGGCGCGTTTATTTCTGTGCTCAGCACTAAATTGTGGATCGCCAACATGACCGGCGGTCGCGGTTGGATTGCCGTGGCGCTGGTGATTTTTGCGCGCTGGTCGCCGTGGAGAGCGCTGGCCGGTGCCATTCTGTTTGGCTGCATTGAAGCGTTGATTCCGCAGTTGGCGGCGTCGGGCATCAAGCTGTCGCAGTATTTTGTGTTTATGGCGCCGTACCTGATTACGCTGGCGGTGATGGTGTGGGTGGCGCTCAGCAAGCGCGACAGCAACAGCCAGCCCGGCGCGTTGGGCAGTCCGTTTATTCGCGAAGAACGCATCTAG
- a CDS encoding ABC transporter permease, with the protein MFETAVKRPLLSYKFALEIRQQMAWYWQAIILAVSLLVGLFISGAILVAAGVPAGELLNEFVLYTLLDAQSLQSVIFQASPLILVGLAGCLAFRARFWNLGLEGQMIFGAIGATAITIWEVGTPSMRLPLMIVAALVCGLLWAVLPVLLRLKLGVNEIVSTLMLNYVAINFLLHLMYGAWKDPKDAFPYSPKFEVFELLPDVFGGVSLSIPLALVIALVVFWFISLSRAGLYLRFVDQSPRVAQALGVPTARIIFLTVLFSGALAGLAGLMVAAGQEGRLTHSFYVGYGFSGILIAFLARNNPIAATCAALLIATLFVAGRSLQVFYQIPFAMVQLIQAVLVICVASSDFFIRHRIRRIQGGD; encoded by the coding sequence ATGTTTGAAACCGCTGTAAAACGTCCACTGCTCAGCTACAAATTCGCACTCGAAATTCGTCAACAAATGGCCTGGTATTGGCAGGCGATTATTCTTGCGGTGTCGTTACTGGTCGGGCTGTTTATTTCCGGTGCCATTCTGGTGGCCGCCGGTGTTCCGGCTGGCGAGTTGCTCAATGAATTTGTGCTCTACACCTTGCTCGATGCGCAAAGTTTGCAATCGGTTATTTTCCAGGCGTCGCCGCTCATTCTGGTTGGCCTGGCCGGTTGTCTGGCGTTTCGTGCGCGCTTTTGGAATCTGGGTTTGGAAGGGCAGATGATTTTCGGCGCCATCGGCGCGACGGCCATCACCATCTGGGAAGTAGGCACGCCGTCGATGCGTTTGCCGTTGATGATCGTAGCGGCGCTGGTGTGCGGATTACTGTGGGCGGTGTTGCCGGTTTTGTTGCGCTTAAAACTCGGCGTGAATGAAATTGTGTCGACGCTGATGCTCAATTACGTCGCCATCAATTTTTTGCTGCATTTAATGTACGGCGCCTGGAAAGATCCGAAAGACGCCTTTCCTTATTCGCCCAAATTTGAAGTCTTTGAATTGCTGCCGGATGTGTTCGGCGGCGTCAGTTTGTCGATCCCGTTGGCGTTGGTCATTGCGTTGGTGGTGTTCTGGTTTATCAGCTTGTCGCGTGCGGGTTTGTATCTGCGTTTCGTCGATCAAAGCCCGCGTGTGGCGCAGGCGCTTGGGGTGCCGACGGCGCGCATTATTTTTCTGACGGTGTTGTTTTCCGGTGCGCTCGCCGGGCTTGCCGGTTTAATGGTCGCCGCCGGGCAGGAAGGCCGACTGACGCATTCGTTCTACGTCGGTTACGGTTTCTCCGGCATCCTGATCGCCTTTCTGGCGCGTAATAACCCCATCGCCGCCACCTGTGCGGCCTTGTTGATTGCGACCTTGTTTGTTGCCGGTCGCAGCTTGCAGGTGTTCTACCAGATTCCGTTCGCCATGGTGCAGTTGATTCAGGCGGTGCTGGTGATCTGTGTGGCCTCGTCCGATTTCTTTATTCGTCACCGCATTCGTCGCATTCAGGGAGGTGATTGA
- a CDS encoding ABC transporter ATP-binding protein yields the protein MNPNAIQLTGVSKTFDGFRALVNADFTAKWGEVHALLGENGAGKSSLMNIAAGLYGPEGGSLFIDDNAVELKGPKQAAQLGIGMVHQHFKLVTPFTVAENILLNLGHQQRSGWHRQRLRQVSDDIRAMAEKLGFNIDPKARISRLSIAEQQRVEIVKVLLAGAKVLILDEPTAVLTEDEAERLLTTVQGLAREGAAVILVTHKMNDVLRYADQVTIMRAGQTITRLKPDAVSVDELVKLTVGESAARSDAVTQAAMPGEALLKIEHLVSRVSGGHPPLNGVNLTLHRGEIYGIAGVGGNGQSELANVLMGLPEAVNGTVELVGEGALSELSAARRRQLGIAAIPADRYGAALAGPLSIADNFAMGDIHSGAYGSVWWLRRGAIEKAAESAVLQFDVQGVRSQKQKAALLSGGNAQKLVIAREFNKPPILVLAHSPSRGLDVKATLAVRERLKKARDQGAAVLLISEDLDEVLALADRIGVMSAGRIVAEFSQPADRQAIGQAMVNHV from the coding sequence ATGAATCCAAACGCGATCCAGCTGACCGGCGTCAGCAAGACATTCGACGGTTTCCGCGCGCTGGTGAACGCCGACTTCACCGCCAAATGGGGTGAAGTCCACGCGCTGCTGGGCGAAAACGGCGCCGGAAAATCCTCGCTGATGAACATCGCAGCGGGGCTCTACGGTCCGGAAGGCGGATCGCTGTTTATCGACGACAATGCCGTCGAGCTGAAAGGGCCGAAGCAGGCCGCTCAGCTCGGCATCGGCATGGTGCACCAGCACTTCAAGCTGGTCACCCCCTTTACCGTGGCCGAGAATATTTTGCTCAATCTCGGCCACCAGCAACGCAGCGGCTGGCATCGCCAGCGGCTGCGCCAGGTCTCGGACGATATCCGGGCCATGGCGGAAAAACTCGGTTTTAATATCGACCCCAAAGCGCGCATCAGCCGGCTGTCGATTGCCGAACAACAACGCGTCGAAATCGTCAAAGTGCTGCTCGCCGGCGCCAAAGTGTTAATTCTCGACGAACCCACCGCCGTACTCACCGAAGACGAAGCCGAACGTTTGCTGACCACGGTGCAAGGGTTGGCGCGTGAAGGCGCGGCGGTAATTTTAGTGACGCACAAAATGAACGACGTGCTGCGCTACGCCGATCAGGTGACCATCATGCGCGCCGGCCAAACCATTACCCGTTTGAAACCCGATGCGGTGTCGGTGGATGAGTTGGTGAAACTCACCGTCGGTGAATCGGCCGCGCGCAGCGATGCGGTAACACAAGCCGCCATGCCGGGCGAAGCCTTATTGAAAATTGAACATCTGGTTAGCCGGGTCAGCGGCGGACATCCGCCATTAAACGGTGTGAATTTAACGCTGCATCGCGGTGAGATTTACGGCATCGCTGGCGTTGGTGGCAACGGCCAAAGTGAACTGGCGAATGTCTTGATGGGTTTGCCCGAAGCGGTTAATGGCACGGTTGAATTGGTCGGCGAAGGTGCGTTGTCTGAACTCAGTGCAGCGCGGCGTCGCCAGCTTGGCATCGCCGCTATTCCGGCCGACCGTTACGGTGCGGCGCTGGCCGGGCCGTTGTCGATAGCCGATAACTTTGCCATGGGCGACATTCATTCCGGCGCTTACGGTTCGGTCTGGTGGTTGCGTCGCGGCGCTATTGAAAAAGCCGCAGAAAGCGCCGTGCTGCAATTTGATGTGCAAGGCGTGCGCTCGCAAAAACAGAAGGCGGCGCTGCTCTCGGGCGGCAATGCCCAGAAGCTCGTTATCGCACGCGAATTCAATAAACCACCGATTCTGGTGTTGGCGCACAGCCCCAGCCGTGGGCTTGATGTCAAAGCCACGCTGGCGGTGCGTGAGCGCTTAAAAAAAGCGCGCGATCAGGGCGCGGCGGTGTTGCTGATCAGCGAAGATCTGGATGAAGTTCTGGCGCTGGCCGATCGCATCGGCGTCATGTCCGCTGGCCGCATTGTGGCCGAATTTTCTCAGCCGGCCGATCGGCAGGCCATTGGTCAGGCCATGGTGAATCATGTTTGA